The genomic stretch TACTTTCAATAAATATTCGTCGTCACAGAAGATATAATTGATTTCTCCTAATTTTTTACCTTCCGAAAGAATGATGTCTTTCAACCATGTTGTGTAGTCTGTATTTACCGATTCTGGTAAGTTTTCGTAAAAGAATTGTATCATTTTTTTAAAACCAGTGTCCTAAAATAACACTGAATATGCCTTTTTGATTATTTTTTAGTGAATGACTGAAATTCAGTTTTATCTGCCCAAAGGGAGATTTGTATCCCAGAGTTGCTCCTAAAGAACTGTAATTTACTTTCACAGCATCTTCAAAGCTGATGTCATCAGAAAGATTGGCGAAAGAAAAATTCCCGCTCAAAAACAAGTTTTTATAAAATTTGAACTGAAGATCATTTGATACTAAAACCACATTATTTGAATTGAGCTGTGCAAAATAAAATCCAGAAAAGTTTTTGAAGTTGACAATATTTTGCTCGAAAATTCCTCCCAATCTGTATTGATAAAATTCCGGAAGATTTTCACCAATGGTAATTCCGCCATAAAGATTAAGATGATAACTTAGCTGTTTTGTGATTGGAAGATTAACTCTTACATCGGCTTTTACCTGAATCAATCTTTTTTCAACTTCAGATTTCATTAGATCGATAACTTTTCCTTCAGCATTAAGATAAAAACCTTTTGTTGGGAAATCGCGATCATTCTGGGTATCACTTTTTAGAAATACATACGGATTTAGGAAACGGTTGTAGCGCTTATTTAAACCATTTATTTCGGCTTCAAAGTAGTCATGGCTGATTCCTGCTCCAATTGCGAATTTATCCTTCCATACCGATTGGATGTAAACTTCATTACGCAACCATTCCCAGTTATCGGCATTAATGTTTGAGCTATTCCTTAGATCAAAACTCATTCCTGAAGAATAAATACCAAATCCCGGAATGTATCCGTTATCGACAAAGTAGTTTAAATAATATCTGGGTTTGTCTCCTACAACGACATCTAAAGAAAGATTTGAATTTTTAAATAAAAGTCTTTTCGCAGAGTAATTTAATAAAAGCCCGGTTTTAAAAATTTCATCGTAATGAAGTCCAACTTTCAGAAAATGTCTGGCTTCATCTTCGGTCACATATAATTTGAGATAATTAAAATTATTTTCTGTAACAATATCGTAATTAATAAAACTATAATTGTTTGTCGCAACGAGTTTATCTAAACCTCTGTTAATACTTCCGTAAGTCTGCAGTGAAGGGAGACGAAGCCCCATTTTCCCGAGAACATAGTTTTTACCGTAAATTCTACCGCCATCTATCGAAATACTGTCAATCTTGTATACATTAGAATATATAGGATTTACGGCCTGTCTGAGACGGTCAAATTCCCGCTTTGGCAATTGATCTAGTATTGCAGCATATTTTAAGCCTTCTACATATCCGCTATCAAGAATTTTCTTCTTATCGTCATAGCTTGTCGCCGTCATCCCGGTAAGATTAGGCTTAATATTAATATCGGTATGTTTATATTGTCTTCTGGTATCTTTCTGAATACCGAAGTCGATAACCTGATTAAGAATTGAAATAATATTATTTAGATCTTCTCTTTTAGATAAATCCTGATTTAAATCTACTCCAATTACGATATCAATTCCTTTGTCTTTTAAAGGTTTTGAAGGATAATTAACGGTCATTGCACCGTCTATGTAAATACTGTCGCCAATTTTTACAGGATCCATTAAAGACGGAAAAGCTGAACTCGCCATGATAGACTGTACCAGATCTCCGCTTTCAAAAATTTTCATGTTCCCGCTTTCGAGATTGGTGGCAACACACATAAAAGGAATTGGCAGTTTTGAAAAATCATTAACGTTGGAGACATTTTTGAATAATTCTTTCAAAAGATAAACATTCTTCTGCCCGGAGCTGATGGAAGAGGGAAGGGTTATCTTGCCGTTTTTTAAAGGTATGGTGAAAAGATATTTGTCTACCGATTTATTGAAAAATGAACTTTCTTTCCTTGATTTTGGATCTCTGATTAAAGAATAAAAATCAGTATCCATCACAATTTTTTCGATTTCTTTCCCCGAATATCCGGATGCGTATAATCCTCCTACAATTGCGCCCATGCTCGTTCCTGAGATGTAATCTACTTTCACGCCCAAAGAATCTAATACTTTAAGAACTCCTACATGCGAAAAACCTTTAGCTCCGCCACCAGCAAGTGAAAGTCCGATTTTGGGATTTTTAGGAATCACCAAATCTTTCTTTACCTGAGACTGTATCAAAAGTAGCTGAAATACGAACAGCAAAGTCAGGAGTTTTCTCATAGTTAATCTTTTACGTAAATCCGTTTTACACGAGGTGAAATGGAGGTTAATACTTCATAAGTAATGGTTTTGCAGTACTCTGCGAATTCTTTAAGGGTCGGTTTTGCATTAAAAACAGTCACGGTATCACCTTCCTTTACATTTGCGATGTGATCAACATTAATCATCATCATATCCATACAAATGCTTCCAACAATTGGAGCAAGAGTTTTATTTACACCAACATTTCCGATTTGGTTTCCGATCAACCTTGGTATTCCATCTGCATATCCAACAGGTATTGTGGCTATTTTTGTAGCATGGTTTGGTCTAAATCTTCTGCTGTATCCTACTGATTCACCGTTTTCTACCAAGGAAATTTGTGAAATTACGGTTTTAAAGCTTACCACAGAATGTAACTGTTTCTGTATATCACTATTTGGTGATTCTCCTAGCATTCCGATGCCTATTCTCACCATGTCATATTGATGGCTGGTATAACTTGTTATCCCGGATGAATTCAAAATATGGCGAATAGGAGCGTACCCTAAATTTTCAATTAAATAGCTTGAATTTTTCTCAAAAGTTTCGAGCTGATGTAAAGTAAAATCTTTCTCAGTCGGCATATCTGAAGATGAAAGATGACTGAAAATACTTTGTACTTTTAAGCTTGTTTTATTTAAAATCTGGCTCAACTGATCCAATTCAAAATCTTTGAAACCAAGACGATGCATTCCTGTTTCCAACTTGATATGAATAGGATAGTTTTTGTCATTTCCTGATTTTTGAATGGCTTCATAAAATAATTCCAACACCCTGAAACTGTAAATCTCAGGTTCTAAATTATACTGAATGACAGTTTCATAGCTATGTTGCTCAGGATTCATCACAACGATAGGAACCGTAATTCCTTTTTTTCTAAGCTCGACTCCTTCATCAACGAAAGCGACTCCCAGATAATCAATATGATGATGCTGTAAAAATTCTGAAATCTCATAACTTCCTAGTCCGTAGGCATTTGCTTTTACCATTGCCATCATTTTTGTGGATGGTTTCAGTAAGGATTTATGATAATTTATATTGTGCAAAAGAGCATTCAGATTGATTTCTAAAACCGTATCATGCTTTCTGAGCTCCAACAAATCTTTTACTTTCTCAATCTCAAATTTTCTTGCACCTTTCAGTAAGATAATCTGATTTTCAATTTCTGTAAGATGTTTGCTGTCAATTAATTCCTGAGTATTAATAAAAGTATGAGTTTTAGCTCTAAATAAATCACTAAAATTTGATATTTCATCACCGATTAAGAAAACGGAATCAAATTTTTGATCATTGACCAATTCTGAGACTTCTTCATACAGCTCTTTTGAATTGGAATTAACACCGACAATATCGGTTAATACTAATGATTTCTTCGGTTTTTTATATTCATTTAAGAACTGAAGAGCGGTTTTAAGAGAATCTAAATCAAGATTAAAAGAATCATTAATAACGATATTGCTCTTAATGCCTTCAATCGCTTCAAGTCTCATCTCAACAGCCTTTAAAGCATTGATTTTTTCGATTATATTTTGATTTTCTATACCAAACTCCTTCAAAACAGTTATAAGCGCTAAAACATTCGTTAAAGTCGCTTCATCTCTTTGGTGAACAGGGAAGGAAATTTCTTCGCCAAAATAGTGTGCAACAAGTTGCTCGTCTTTTGAAATATTATTTTTAAAGTAAATCTGATTGGAATCTTTAAGTCCGTAAGAAATTAATTTTTTACTTGAATATAAATCGTTTAATTTTTTGTCAACCAATAAATTATCTCCATTGTAAATAATGACTTCGGAATCTTTGAAAAGCTTTATTTTTTCGTCAATCAAATCTTCTTCAGATTTGAAATTGGCAAGATGAGCGGTGCCGATATGGGTCAATAAACCAATTTGTGGATGGAAGATATTTTCCAGATTTTCCATTTCATTCGGCTTAGAAATACCGACTTCAAAAATGCCCAATTTATGGTTCTCGTTAATTTGAAGCAAAGAAAGCGGAAGACCAATCTGAGAATTGAAACTTTTTGGGCTTTTCACAGTCGGAAATTCATTCCAAAGACATTGATACAGCCATTCTTTTAAAATTGTTTTACCATTACTCCCGGTAATCCCGATTGATTTTATATGAGAATTTTTGCAGTGATATTTGGCTAGTTTCTGAAGAAATTCCACAGAATTTTCTACAATAATCCAGGTTATATTTTCAAACTGAGAATAATGATGTTCAGAAATAATGACATTAATCCCTCTGTCGATCGCAGATTCAATATATTTTTCGCCTGAATTTTTTTGAGTATTAATAGCAATAAACGCAGTATTTTTAGTTGAGTAAATGATCCTGCTGTCGAAAGCTATGTTTTTGATCACTAATTCTCCTTCTCCAATAACTTTAGCATTGGTGATCTCTGCAATTTGATTTATAGTGTAGTTCATAAACTACTTTTCAGTAATTAATTTATAGTTAGACTCCGGATCCCGAAAATTATTAATCATGTTCAAAAGATTGATTTGAGTTCCAGAAATTTCGTAAATAATATAGTTATGTCTAGTAATCAGTATTTTATGAAATTCTGTGTTTTCATACTTTTGATGAATTAAACTTCCATTTTCCAAACTTGAAATTTTTCTTTCTAAAATTTCATAAAAATCATCAAGAACATTAAAGCCCCAATTTTCAATAAGAAAATCTTCCAAACTTTCTAAATCTACTTTGGCTCTATTTGTCCAAAAGATATTCATTTTTCTTTTTTGTAATTCTATCTCTTGCCTCTTTCATTACAAGACTATGCTCTGTAATTCTTCCGTTTTTTACGTCTTCCAAACCTTCCTCAATAGCCTTTAAAATATGTTCTTTTGAATTCTTTTCAGGTTCAATAATCTCAGCAATTTTCAGCAATTCTTCAGGTAAAAATTTTTTCTCCTTCATTTTTCTAAAAAATGTAGGCTCAGAAATTCCTGTCTTTTCAATAATATATTTTATTTTGAAAGGAGAATTTTTCAGAATCTCATCAATAGAATTACTTATTTTTATGTAATTTTTAATTTCTAATATCATTTTTTGATAGTTTTTACTATTAAAATTTAAACAAAATTAAAAATTAATTTGATATTAAACTTCTTTTTTGCTTAAAACTTCATCCACAAAAACTCTTCGGCTTACAGCATCGTAAGATTCTGTTTCTCCAAGTTCTACCAAGTTTTTTCCGTCAGAAGTTCTCATCGAATAATTGGCTAAATTTCCTGTTCTTCTACAAATGGCATGTACTTTTGTAACATATTCGGCAGTTGCCATCAAATGAGGCATCGGCCCGAAAGGTCGTCCCAGAAAATCCATATCCAAACCTGCAATTACTACCCGAATTCCGCTGTTTGCCAACTGATTGGCAACATCTACGATACTTTCGTCAAAAAACTGAGCCTCGTCAATTCCCACCACATCGCAATTTGATCCCAACAAAATAATCTCATCAGGATTTTCTACAGCAGTACTGCGAATTTTGTTTTTGTTATGCGAAACGACATCTTCATCAGAATATCTCGTATCGGTTTTAGGTTTAAAAATTTCCACATTCTGCCCCGCCATTTCTGCTCTTCTCAGCCTTCGGATCAACTCTTCGGTTTTTCCGGAAAACATTGAGCCACAAATAACTTCCATCCAACCGCTCTGTTTGGAATGATTAATTGTATTTTCTAAAAACATTTGTTAAATTAGCCGTAATATTTTAACATCAAAAGTAAGCAATTTTAATAAGAATCTACGATGCAGAACATTCAAGATTTAAAGGACAAAATTTTTTTTGAATCCAGCAGTATCATTGATATTTTGGGTGGAATAAACAATGTTGACGAACTGATTTCGAAACATGATCTCTTGAACGATCTTGTGGAAAAAATTGCTTTTTTAAAATTGTTAGATAAAAATCTGGAGTATTACAGCCGCAATAATTCAAATTTTGCTGATTATCAAAAACAGAAATCTTCTATTTCGAATTATTTGGTAACCGAAGAAGAAGCAATTTTTAATAATGAATTGAACGAAATTGGAAATGAATCTTTCTCTGAACCCGAAAATAAAGTGGAAGAAGAGGAAGCGATTTTTAATAATCAGTTAAATGAAATTATTGAAAGTGATTACCACGAAAATATAGTAAGTTTTGTGGAAGAAAATCAGCCTGAGGCTGAAGGGAATTTTGTTTCGGACGAAATTTCTGATCATCTTGAAGAAGAAGCTGTTTTCAATAATCAGTTAAATGAAATTGAAGAAGATGAGCCGTCAGAAAATACTGACCATGTTTTGAGCTTTATTGACGAAGAAAGGATTCTTGAAAATTCTCAGCCGGAAAGTGATGATGATTTCAATGAAGAAACTTATAACGAGAAAACGACAGCGGAAGAAGTTACTTTTAGTGATCAGTTGAATGAAATCAGTGAAGAAGAAAATCTAAATTCTGAAAAAATACCTGCTGAAACTCATATAATTCAGGATATTTTTGAAACCGAATATAATGAAGATGAAATTTTGGTTGAAGATACTGAAAATGAATATGTTTCAACGTTTAATCATGAGAATGATGAAATCATCAGTGAGAGTTCAAATGTAGAATCTATTTTAAATGAAATTAAAAAAGATTCTGAAACCTCCGAAGAAGAAGTTGAAACGAAAACAGAGGATTCTAACCGGGGAAAAATCGTCGATATTGATAAACCACAGTCTGAAATAATATCTGAAACTCCAAAATCAGACGAAAGTTTTGAAAATCTGGAGGCGTATCGTCAGGAAAAGAAAATAAAGCTTGCCAACATTCGAGGTTTAAAAAACATTCAAACCTTATTTGATGATGATCCTTTGGAAAGAGAAACGCCGCATGAAAAAGTTGAAATTCCGGTGGTAAAAGAAGACAGGGGAAGTTTAATAAAAACAAATATTCCGACTCAATTTATGGAGGCCGAAAAGCCAAGACCTGAGTTCAGACTTGATCTGAATGACAGAATTGCTTTTACCAAAGTACTTTTTAATGGAAGCCAGACTGATCTGAATGCGTCAATTTCTGAGCTCAACAGGTGTAAAAACATCGAAGAAGCAAAAGAATTTTTAAGTGAACTATATTATGATAAAAATTGGGAAAAAGTAGATGAATATGCCCAAAGACTTTGGGTATTGGTAGAAAATAAATTTTTATAGAATTTCAATGAGCAGAAACATTAATGTTTTTGGGAAAAAAATAAAGTCAGATCAACTTGCATTTTACATTATTTGTATCGCGGTTTTATCTATTTATAGTTTTCTTGAAAAACCTTTTGTTAAAATGAAATATCTGCAAAGTGATATACAATATTTTGAAGATCATTATTTCTGGAAAATTTATCTTACAGTTTTTGCTATTCTTATCATTTTTATATTTATTAAAAGTAAAAAAACTAAAGAAGCAATTGGAAGATTAATACTATTTCCTCTATTTTATTTCTTTTTATTTTATGTTTTTCTTAATAATTTTATTACAATTAATGCCTTGTATATCAATCAAATAAAATCTGTGGGAAAGGAAAGGTTTGAATATGTAGTATTTAATTATGAAAACCAAATTTCAATCCGAACAAAAAATAGCAAAGAGTATATTTCTGAGCTTACAGACAGAAAATTTTTTAATCAACTCAAAGAAAAAAGAAAAATAAACCACGTACGGCCTTTGGATCAAATAAAGCATGGAGATACAATAAATGTTGTTTATGATAAAGGGTTATTTGGATTCAAATATTTAAATTAATGAGCGGTATTTTATATTTTGTTCCGACACCGGTCGGAAATCTTGAAGACATGACTTTCAGAGCGATCAAAACGCTGAAGGAAGTAGAGTATATTTTGTGTGAAGATACCCGGACATCGGGAGTTTTATTGAAGCATTTTGAAATTTCGAAACCTTTGAGATCTTATCACCTTCATAATGAACATCAGGCGACTGAAAAAGTAATTGCAGACCTTAAAAACGGTCAGAACGTTGCCATTATTACCGACGCAGGAACTCCGGGAATTTCAGATCCCGGTTATTTATTGGCGAAAGCGGGATCAGATCACAATATTGAGATGATTTGCCTTCCGGGCGCAACCGCTTTGATTCCGGCTTTAGTAGTTTCCGGCTTGCCGAATAATGAGTTTCTTTTTGCAGGTTTTCTTCCTCCGAAAAAAGGAAGACAAACAAAACTGAAACAGCTTGCAGAAGAGAAAAAAACAATTGTTTTGTATGAAAGTCCACACAAAATCAACACAACTTTAGAACAGATAAAAGAATTTTTCGGTGAAGAGACAAGAGCAAGCTTAAGCCGTGAAATTTCGAAAAAATTTGAAGAGACAAAAAGAGGAACAATCAATGAATTAATTGAGTTTTCCAAAAGCAAAACTTTAAAAGGTGAAATTGTTTTAATCGTTAATAATTCTTTAAAGTAATTTCATTGAAAAAAATAGTTTTCATTCTGTTTTCAGGTATTTTTTCAGCACAGACCAATCAGTATAAAGAGATATTATTGTCTAAAAAAGTTGGGAAAGAAGTACATTCTTATACCAAAGGTTACGGAATCATTACAGATTCTGACACCGGATATTCTTCTATTATAGATTCTTTAGGAACTATTTCTTTTAATTATCCTTATAAAAGTGAAATTATTCGGCTGTCCAAAGACAGGTTTATTTTAAAAGTAAAAGAGGGTGAAGCGAACGGAAAAACAGCTTTAATTGACGGAAATGGAAATCAGTTGATTCCATTAGATAAATTTAAATATAAAACGTGGGAAAATAGAGAGCGTTTGATTGTTTCAAAAGACGGAAAAGACGGTGTCTACGACTACAACGGGAAACAGATTATTCCGTATCAGGATAAAATAGAATTTGCAAACGACAGCAGATTTTTCATTAAAAAAGATAAACTTTGGTTTATTTATAATTTTGACGGTCAACAGGTTTCTGATAGAGAATTCAAGGAAAACTTGAGATTTTACAAAGGAAAAGTTTATTTAAATACAGGAATTAAAACTGGAGAGGTAATTGATATTGATGGTAAAACAGTGAGCCGGTTT from Chryseobacterium indoltheticum encodes the following:
- a CDS encoding type II toxin-antitoxin system RelE/ParE family toxin, which produces MNIFWTNRAKVDLESLEDFLIENWGFNVLDDFYEILERKISSLENGSLIHQKYENTEFHKILITRHNYIIYEISGTQINLLNMINNFRDPESNYKLITEK
- a CDS encoding patatin-like phospholipase family protein, with protein sequence MRKLLTLLFVFQLLLIQSQVKKDLVIPKNPKIGLSLAGGGAKGFSHVGVLKVLDSLGVKVDYISGTSMGAIVGGLYASGYSGKEIEKIVMDTDFYSLIRDPKSRKESSFFNKSVDKYLFTIPLKNGKITLPSSISSGQKNVYLLKELFKNVSNVNDFSKLPIPFMCVATNLESGNMKIFESGDLVQSIMASSAFPSLMDPVKIGDSIYIDGAMTVNYPSKPLKDKGIDIVIGVDLNQDLSKREDLNNIISILNQVIDFGIQKDTRRQYKHTDINIKPNLTGMTATSYDDKKKILDSGYVEGLKYAAILDQLPKREFDRLRQAVNPIYSNVYKIDSISIDGGRIYGKNYVLGKMGLRLPSLQTYGSINRGLDKLVATNNYSFINYDIVTENNFNYLKLYVTEDEARHFLKVGLHYDEIFKTGLLLNYSAKRLLFKNSNLSLDVVVGDKPRYYLNYFVDNGYIPGFGIYSSGMSFDLRNSSNINADNWEWLRNEVYIQSVWKDKFAIGAGISHDYFEAEINGLNKRYNRFLNPYVFLKSDTQNDRDFPTKGFYLNAEGKVIDLMKSEVEKRLIQVKADVRVNLPITKQLSYHLNLYGGITIGENLPEFYQYRLGGIFEQNIVNFKNFSGFYFAQLNSNNVVLVSNDLQFKFYKNLFLSGNFSFANLSDDISFEDAVKVNYSSLGATLGYKSPFGQIKLNFSHSLKNNQKGIFSVILGHWF
- a CDS encoding bifunctional UDP-N-acetylmuramoyl-tripeptide:D-alanyl-D-alanine ligase/alanine racemase, whose translation is MNYTINQIAEITNAKVIGEGELVIKNIAFDSRIIYSTKNTAFIAINTQKNSGEKYIESAIDRGINVIISEHHYSQFENITWIIVENSVEFLQKLAKYHCKNSHIKSIGITGSNGKTILKEWLYQCLWNEFPTVKSPKSFNSQIGLPLSLLQINENHKLGIFEVGISKPNEMENLENIFHPQIGLLTHIGTAHLANFKSEEDLIDEKIKLFKDSEVIIYNGDNLLVDKKLNDLYSSKKLISYGLKDSNQIYFKNNISKDEQLVAHYFGEEISFPVHQRDEATLTNVLALITVLKEFGIENQNIIEKINALKAVEMRLEAIEGIKSNIVINDSFNLDLDSLKTALQFLNEYKKPKKSLVLTDIVGVNSNSKELYEEVSELVNDQKFDSVFLIGDEISNFSDLFRAKTHTFINTQELIDSKHLTEIENQIILLKGARKFEIEKVKDLLELRKHDTVLEINLNALLHNINYHKSLLKPSTKMMAMVKANAYGLGSYEISEFLQHHHIDYLGVAFVDEGVELRKKGITVPIVVMNPEQHSYETVIQYNLEPEIYSFRVLELFYEAIQKSGNDKNYPIHIKLETGMHRLGFKDFELDQLSQILNKTSLKVQSIFSHLSSSDMPTEKDFTLHQLETFEKNSSYLIENLGYAPIRHILNSSGITSYTSHQYDMVRIGIGMLGESPNSDIQKQLHSVVSFKTVISQISLVENGESVGYSRRFRPNHATKIATIPVGYADGIPRLIGNQIGNVGVNKTLAPIVGSICMDMMMINVDHIANVKEGDTVTVFNAKPTLKEFAEYCKTITYEVLTSISPRVKRIYVKD
- a CDS encoding thymidine kinase, whose translation is MFLENTINHSKQSGWMEVICGSMFSGKTEELIRRLRRAEMAGQNVEIFKPKTDTRYSDEDVVSHNKNKIRSTAVENPDEIILLGSNCDVVGIDEAQFFDESIVDVANQLANSGIRVVIAGLDMDFLGRPFGPMPHLMATAEYVTKVHAICRRTGNLANYSMRTSDGKNLVELGETESYDAVSRRVFVDEVLSKKEV
- the rsmI gene encoding 16S rRNA (cytidine(1402)-2'-O)-methyltransferase yields the protein MSGILYFVPTPVGNLEDMTFRAIKTLKEVEYILCEDTRTSGVLLKHFEISKPLRSYHLHNEHQATEKVIADLKNGQNVAIITDAGTPGISDPGYLLAKAGSDHNIEMICLPGATALIPALVVSGLPNNEFLFAGFLPPKKGRQTKLKQLAEEKKTIVLYESPHKINTTLEQIKEFFGEETRASLSREISKKFEETKRGTINELIEFSKSKTLKGEIVLIVNNSLK